CTGCTAAACTATCAAAATCAGCACTGTCTCCATCTTCAATCCTCGCTACCTCAACTGGTCCAATGCCGCCAAGGTCACTCACATCAAAAATAATTAAACCGATGGTCGTTCCGAAGTAGGCATAACCGCCACTGACTTCGATAATTCTTGTCGCGCCTAAAGGAGCCGTCGCAAAAGAACCATCTAATATCTCAGCGCGATTGCTTAGCCCTTGAAGTGTACCATCATACCCAGTGTTGCTATTAATATGTAGGGCAGCATCTGGAGTGTTCCCGCTCAAGCCAACACCCAAACCGGAACTGCCATCCAGGATAGTATTCACCGCATTGGATAGATCCACATTGGTGACGCCACCATCGATTGAAAGAGCACCTCCATTAACACTAAGCGTTTGCAGCTCGTTCGTGGGGTCTGAGTCGGCGTCATTGACGCTCACTCCGGTAGCCAAGCTGTCGGCCACTGTCGCGCGGTGCGCATGAGCCACCGGAAGAATTGGAACGCTATCAATTGAGCTGAAGGTTCCCGGTGCACCTGTTTCGCTATACCAGACTTGGAGGATCAGGTTATCATTGCTCCAGACTGTTGATGGGATCGCCGCGTTTGATGCACCGCCTTCGCCCAACGTGACATTGAACAATCCATTGGTGATCGCGATGACATGGCTCGTCGATGGCTCGGAACCCGTCGTCGAGGTCAAGTCGTTAGACCAATAACTGACCGTTGGCGTCGTCGCATGATCGACGATGGCAAACTTGAAGTGATGGCTTCCAGTGGGCAGCGAACCGTTGTTCGAGATGCGACCTTGGTAGGGCAAGGTGCTTGGGATCGCGCCGATGGCAGTGGCGCAACACAGTAGGTAGACGATAGTGAGTATCGTTTTCATTGTTTGATCTAGGTCTTGGTTCTTAAACATTCAGGTTGTGTTCCTGAAATTAGGCAAAGCACAGCCTGGCGTTGAAACGAGCCGCTTGTGTCGACTGGCGTTTCAGCTTAGGAAAAACGGTGCGATGAGATTATATTTTGTTAGATGTTAATAGTGGTATTTTAGAAGTTCTAGTGAGTGAAAATTAAAGATTGTTGAAGGCGACATCAACCAGACCAAACCTTGTCGCACTGATCGGAGTCGCATCGCGCCAAACTTCGGTTACAGTGCCATCTGGATTGTCTGTATTGTAGACCAGCACTCCATTAGCGACTCCATTGGCGACCGGAACGTCATCGCCAAATCGAACTGCGAAAGAAAGGCTCGTGGGCAAGTCTTTACGCCTGTTGATCTCCAGCCCAAGGTATCGCTGATTATTATGTTCAACAACAACGCTTGCGGCTGCTCCCGAAGTGTTCAGCTGTGTTGGGTCTAAGTCGAAAAAGTAGTAGAAGTAATTCTCTCGTCGCCCATCGATTGAAAGCGCCATCGGATCAGCATTCGTTGAACCTGCGGGATAATACTGAAGTTGCCAGTCGTCAGGAATGCCATCTCCCGCGAAATTGTATGGAGCGGTAGAAAAGTTGTCCGCAATGGTATTGAGAACCGTCAGGTCGCGGCTCGCGGTTTTGCCGAACCAGGTAACCGAAACTGGCGCTATCGTATCTAGGCCGACCACGTCTGCTTGTAGCAAGCCAGCACTCAAATTAGCGATAGCGGGACTCGTCTCGGTCCAGTTTGCCTGGTCGGTCACCTCGTAAAACGTGCCGTCTTGATTTATCGTGTGTGCTTCCAACTGCACACTGCCGGTTTCCGGCACTTCAGCGAGCCCAGCACCTACTACATCTATGTTGACAAAAGCAGCGTCGTAACGCTGTGCAATGTAGCCGGACCTAAGCTCTTGGACGCCCACATTTGAAAAACTAATAAGGGGTGCAACCGAGCTTTGTAGTTCGGTCAATGATAGTGAATTTAAACTACCAGAATAAAAACTACTGCTTACTAGCGAAGCAGCGGTGAGGCATCCAGGGGATGCCAGGATGCTGGCAAGCAGCATCCTCAGGACGACGTCGCGATTGCACGGCGCCTGAATTGATGAGTTCATGGGTATTGTCTAGCAAGAGTGGAGTGGGTATTATTGTTGGTTCGTACATGTATACGTAAGTTTTGGAGGATCGTCCGGCTTGTGCGCCTGGCGGAGTAATTAAGTCGCTTTTACCAAACCTTTTAGCTACAGTAAGAACCTGGTTCCCAGGTGATTCATACACGCTTTGCCGTAGCACCGAGCTACTGCATTCGGTGTATGTTCTAAATGGGATAATCATGGTTTTGGGTCGTACGCTAAATGGTCGTAACGCTTCTTATTTGTTTTTGCTCCAGAATTGCGTTAATAAACATTTTCTGAACAAGAACAAATTCATCTTCTCCAATAATCGGACTATTTGTATGTTTATTAATACAGTATTTGTAAAAAAAAGGCCTATATGCAATTCCCTGCAGGATAGAAACTTTTTCCACTTAGGGCACATGTAATTACACTCAAATAAGAGGGGCTTTGTGCCTAGGTTAGGCGCTATCAGGGCAGTTTACTCAAATTTTGGAAAAACTGATTCAAACTAGAGTAGCGTATGCTAAATCGGATGAGAAATTTGTTGTATTCGGCAGACTTATTGCCCCAAAAATACATTAACGATGAATGACTTGAAACGTCCAAACCGATGCCTTGATTCCACTTGGCTGATTGTGATCTTAAAGATAGGATTTCGTCATCGCAATAATCGCCTCTCGAATGTGATCGAGTAATGAGTTAGCCGATGATTGCTTCAATTGCTGTTTTTAGATTTTAAGGAATTTTCGTCCATTTGTCGATGATACGAGCCAGACGAGGACAGGCTGTGTCAGTCGTTTGTGTGTCTATTTGTGAGTTTTTGACTGATCGATTGCTGGAGGAACATTGATTATCAATGCCTTGCGACGACTCTTTCCCGGGTTCGACTCCCGCCACCTCCACCAGTTTTAGGGGCGCCTAGAATACACTTCGAATAGTTGTTAAGTATATTCATCTTGATATGTGTTTACGTCGGTGCAATTTCTGTGTGTCGTGTTTGCATCACAGCTACGTTGAAACTTTGACACGCTACAATGTATAAAGATAATCCGGCTATGCACATAATGGACTGGCTTATTGTTGCGATTTACTTCTTTGGTCTGGTTTGGATCGTTAAGCGATCATCTGGCCATATGGAGTCGACTTCCGATTATTTTCTCGCCGGTCGTCATGCGAGTTGGTTTGTTGTTGGTGCTTCGCTTTTTGCATCTAATATTGGTTCTGAGCACATTGTTGGGCTTGCTGGCAATGGTGCCTCTTCCGGGATGGCAATGGCCCACTGGGAGCTGCATGCCTGGGTAATGGTTCTCTTGGCCTGGGTTTTTGTGCCATTCTATTACCGCAGTGGGGTATTTACCATGCCGGAGTTTCTTGAGCGTCGTTTTGATTCGAGAACCCGTTGGGTGCTTTCAATTGTCAGTTTGCTGGCCTATGTTTTTACGAAGGTTTCGGTCACGGTCTATGCGGGAGCTCTTGTCTTTATGACCTTACTGCCGGATACTTTTGGAACGCCTGAGAATGCTTTCTGGGTTGGAGCGATCACGACAGTGGTGTTGACTGGGATTTACACCGTTTTTGGTGGTTTACGTGCGGTGTTATACACTGAAGTAGCCCAAAGTGTGGTGCTGCTTCTTGGCTCCTTCTTTATTACCTGGTTCGGGCTGAGCAAGCTGGGAGGATGGGGTGAGTTGCAGGCTGCGGCAACTGATGCAAAGGAGCAATTTGCATTTTGGCGTCCGCTGGTTCATGACGGTTTGCCGTGGTGGAAGAATGGAGACTTTCCCTGGCTTGGCATTCTTATCGCTTCGCCGGTTATTGGTATCTGGTATTGGTGTACGGATCAGTACATTGTGCAGCGGACTTTGGCTGCTAAGGATTTGAAGTCGGCCCGGCGCGGTGCTCTTTTTGGGGGCTTTCTGAAGGTCTGGCCTGTGATGATTTTCCTGGTTCCCGGTATGATTGGTTGGGCCTTACACCACAAAGGAATCATTTCAATCCCATTGCGGGTTGAGGGTGGCATTGATGGTGATCGGGTGTTTGCAACGATGGTTGCAGAGTTGCTTCCGGTTGGCTTGCGTGGACTTGTGGTGGCTGGGCTAATGTCAGCCTTGATGAGTTCGCTGGCCTCTCTTTTTAATTCGTGCGCCACACTTTTTACTGTGGATATCTATGAAAAACTGAAGCCAGGCCAGACTGAGAAGCATTACGTTTTTGTCGGGCGGCTGGCCACGGTTTGCGTGGTAATTGCTGGCTTGATATGGATTCCAATCATGAAAGGTATGGCCGGCGGCGGCATTTATAAATACTTGCAAGGGGTGCAGGGCTATTTAGCTCCCCCGATTACAGCAGTATTTTTGTTGGGCTTGTTTTGGCGCCGGATTAACGCAAACGGAGCTTTCTGGGGGTTGATCTCTGGTTTTGTGCTGGGAATGGCCAAGCTTTCGATTGAGGCCATTGTTTCCGCTCAAGGTATTACCGATGGTCCTCTTGCCGATATTGCCCAGTTTAATTTTCTGTACTATTCAGGTGTGTTATTTTTAATTAGCATTATATTGGTGATCAGTATTTCGATGATGACCTCTGCTCCTGATGAATCCAAAATCAAGGGTATTACATGGGCTGGGCTTTCTGGTGAAGATCGTATCGCTATCCGTGAGAGTTGGGATAAGTGGGACATCCTTGGGACTCTGATCGTGTTGGGGCTCGTGATTGGCATGTATCTCTATTTCAGTTTCTGGTTGGGTTAGAGGGCTTCCTTAAGTTGCTGACGGTAGGCATTCGGGGTTATGCCCATGATTGATTTGAATAACTTGGAAAAATGAAATCCGTCGCTACAGCCGAAGCAGTCAGCCAGCTGTTCATTGGATAAGGCTGATCGTGTCATCATCAAGGCAGCTTGCTCCATGAGGTGCTTTCTTCGGTATTGTGCCGGTGCGATATCAAAGTGAGCACGAAATGCTTTGCGCCAGGTTTCATAACTGCATCCACATTCGGCTGCCAATATATTCCAGTCCGGCGTTTGCGCGGATGGCCATGATTGGAGGTGATGTTTACTGGCTTCAAGACGTTCTTGAAAAGACCAATCTTGCTGGTCTGCTGCATTTATATCATTTAGTAATAGATGTATCTTAGCTAAAGTGGATACTGCTTCAGCATGGTTGCGGGGTGAGCTTTTCAATATACGGCTCCAGCGCGGAAACCAGATATTCGGATCTCCCAAATGAAAGACAGGTCTTTCTTTCAAGGCTCGCTTGGTCCACTGTTGGAATGGCTCTCCTTTGAAGCAAAGATAGAGCTCTGTCCATGTGTCGCCCTGTTCGCATCCGTACATGTGCTTAACACCAGGGGTTACCCAAATACAGTCACCTGCACGTAAGCGTATATCATGGCCTTGCTCATCCCGGTAGCGCCCACCTCCTTCAATCAGAATACTGAAAGAAAAGAATTCCAATCGTCTGAACTCTTCCATCCAAATTTGCTCCGTATATAGGCTGCCACAGTAGACTAGTGTTCCGAGTGGAGTTTCTATGTCGATCCAGTTTATAATACGGTTTTCTCGTGGGATATTCATGACGTGTCAGGTTTTGGGATCCATTTTTAATACCAAAACCTACATGGCTGAGTCCATTGCGTCTATACACATTTTTCCTATTAATGTTATCATGTTCCGCTTTCTTTTTCGGAAATCAGAATTATGTCGCAACAAGCTATTAAGGCCGTGACTGAGATTGATCTCAGTGGAAATCATTGGAAGATGCAGGGCATTCGTCCCGGCGCTGGTATTGAGCAGGGTTTCCCAGAGATGGCATCGGAGTATCAGGGCACTTTTTTCAACTGGAATCAGGCCACAGTGCCTGGTGACGTATACACCGACCTGCAACGTAATGGTGAGATTGATGATCCCTATTTTGGCCGCAATTTCGGTAAGGCGAAATGGGTGCAGGAACTGGAGTTCTGGTATTTCACAAAATTCAATGCTCCTAAATCGATGGAGGGCAGGCGCCTTAGCATCACCTTTGAAGGCGTTGATTACAGCTGTGAAGCATGGCTCAACGGCCACTATCTTGGTTCCCATGAAGGTATGTTTTCGAAATTTGAATGCGATATCACAGATGTTGTTCGTTTCGATGAATGGTATGAGGGTTGCAA
The Rubellicoccus peritrichatus DNA segment above includes these coding regions:
- a CDS encoding sodium:solute symporter yields the protein MHIMDWLIVAIYFFGLVWIVKRSSGHMESTSDYFLAGRHASWFVVGASLFASNIGSEHIVGLAGNGASSGMAMAHWELHAWVMVLLAWVFVPFYYRSGVFTMPEFLERRFDSRTRWVLSIVSLLAYVFTKVSVTVYAGALVFMTLLPDTFGTPENAFWVGAITTVVLTGIYTVFGGLRAVLYTEVAQSVVLLLGSFFITWFGLSKLGGWGELQAAATDAKEQFAFWRPLVHDGLPWWKNGDFPWLGILIASPVIGIWYWCTDQYIVQRTLAAKDLKSARRGALFGGFLKVWPVMIFLVPGMIGWALHHKGIISIPLRVEGGIDGDRVFATMVAELLPVGLRGLVVAGLMSALMSSLASLFNSCATLFTVDIYEKLKPGQTEKHYVFVGRLATVCVVIAGLIWIPIMKGMAGGGIYKYLQGVQGYLAPPITAVFLLGLFWRRINANGAFWGLISGFVLGMAKLSIEAIVSAQGITDGPLADIAQFNFLYYSGVLFLISIILVISISMMTSAPDESKIKGITWAGLSGEDRIAIRESWDKWDILGTLIVLGLVIGMYLYFSFWLG
- a CDS encoding AraC family transcriptional regulator — protein: MNIPRENRIINWIDIETPLGTLVYCGSLYTEQIWMEEFRRLEFFSFSILIEGGGRYRDEQGHDIRLRAGDCIWVTPGVKHMYGCEQGDTWTELYLCFKGEPFQQWTKRALKERPVFHLGDPNIWFPRWSRILKSSPRNHAEAVSTLAKIHLLLNDINAADQQDWSFQERLEASKHHLQSWPSAQTPDWNILAAECGCSYETWRKAFRAHFDIAPAQYRRKHLMEQAALMMTRSALSNEQLADCFGCSDGFHFSKLFKSIMGITPNAYRQQLKEAL